The genome window CAGGCTTAGAACAACAGCAATCAAAAAAATCAGTCCAGCCTCGGATCTAGAGACAGTGATCCGTGACGGCAATATTCGACAGTTCGACGTATCTCCAGCACATTCTTTTTTGCAAGCGTCAGTTGCCAATCCAACCTAGAGAACAGCCTTCTCCAGAACCTGGGAGGCCAAATCAAAGCCTGACGAAAGTTTCACGCAGACACGCATGGCGAAGGCGCGGGTTCGTCTCAAGAACCGGATAATTATCTAACGGTTCGGAGATTAGGTTACAGAGTTCCCTCACTATCAGCTCCGTTTCAAGACTGAAGGGGCATCTTGCAGAATTTCAGATCTTTCAGTGAACTGTCAACGGTAGCATACGCTGGTAATATCGCAGTCTCGCGAGCAGCAAGACCGCAGTAACTAGTAGCAATTCGTCTTGCTCGTTATTATCTGAAGATGTCACGAGACAGGAACAAGAACGCATCATTTTCAGCTCTGCAGAGTGGAGCCGTCGGCGTGGCGGACGACGCAGCCCGTGCAGCCCGGCGGCGCGCAGTAAGCAGAGATCCTAACCCATTCCATAAGAGCAATTCGGCTCATGAGTTTAACCCCTCCCAAACCCGGATGTCCTTTTATACCTCACAGGCCAAAATAACCCAGGCTCATTCCACCCCTATCCCTGTCGATCCACGGGGAGAAAAAAACGCCTCCGGActcgtgattttttttttgtccccgTCGCTCTCTCTGGTCTCCCGGCTCATGCGAAtttcttgttttgtttcttaactAGTGGTGTTATATGTGCTTCGATCTTTAGACTTGTGATGAGTTGTTGGATCCGCAGGATATCCCTTGCTGCGTGGTTTGCATTCTGTGAACGAGATAGCTGATCATAGTGGTTTGAAGGCTTGACGCTGTTTGCTCTTATATTTACTAGATTTCATTGTTACGTATTGGGAACGAAAGATAGCTGCAAGTAGGGATTGATCGATGGTTTGTTAGTTTGTCAGAGCCTTAGAGTAGAGGAGAGGAGGCAAAGCAAGCTAGGAGCGAGGCGGTGCAGGTAGCAAATATTAGTGTACTACTCACCAGGCCTGAGGTTTTCTAGTTCCGTTTTGATGAGGTTCATGAGGCCGGCGCGGCCGTAGAACTTGGCGAGGAAGGCGGCGGCGTTGGCCTATGCCTCAGGGCAGGGGCGGATGAACTTGATCCACTGCAAGCAGGGGCGGATGGTGCAGGCTTCGTTGCAGCCCTTGCGTAGAACGCGACAACTGTTGCAGCTGAGCCTCATGTCCTCTCTTTTTCCCGCTCGCCACTCCTTACAAAAGGGTGTTGTGATGATGGTGGAGACCAGACCAGAATATCCAAAGAAGGGAGAGAGATGGTGATGTGAGCAGTGGGAGGGAGGAGGTAGGTTATATATTAAAGCTCCAAGAATTAGACGATTCTAGTGGTTTAAGatactgtagctactgtttatGTAGGGTTCTACGTATGTATACACGTATATATAGATactaatatgtatatatatatacgtatccatatatttatatgtataatatatttttttggaaaattttaaaaaacagcgaaaggtataatagttatattgataaatcgactgaaataatctaaaatgcacagaaaaatctaaaactcaaaaaaatatgaaacaaattttgttaggttcgtattattgtcgtctacatattaaaaatatgtgcatgtataaaaataatactgtttttcccataattaaatgaatgtgttaaatattaataaatttataaataaatattgagatacccaaaattggtgaacctaatttttttgtcttcttttatcatgttttgtgaaaaaaaacaAACGCGGCGTAGGCGCGGTAATCCGCCAAGTATATCCATAGCTCTGCATGTTGGCTGCTAGGAGGGAGGCTATATATTTAGTGAAAGAATGACAAGTTCTAGGCTTTAGACTGGTCATCGATGCTACAGAAAACTGCCTCTTGTCTTTTGGATCAACTGTTCGATAAGCATACTTTTTGATCACCTGGGTCTTTTCGATACCATTAGGATGAGCTATTGGTTTTGATTGGGTAGTTCAGTTTTGTAGTATGGTGTACCCATTAGTTGTTGCTTGAACTTTGGATTAAGTTATGATACTTCAGAAGCAAACATATGTTCAATATAGTACCTGCTGATAGACTAACACCAGAGGCATTTCTTATGCCACTTGCCAATTGATTCCTTAGCTAGTGCAATTGCTGAACGTTTTTGTTTTTGCCAAGCTTATTACTTCATTTCTGAACCAATTGTGCATTTATACTATATCTAAATTTGTCCTATCTATAAATGTTAGATAATGGGCTCTAGAAATGAGATTATGGAATGGAATCTAGGAAGGAGAAAATCAAGAACTTCATGCaaatggaagaagaagatgaactatTTTTTTGTAATCATTCATGGAACTTCAGTTATGAGAAAGGTCTTGCAGATATCCTTCATGAGCACAATCATGAAAAGTTCAGAGGCCAAAATGGATGGCTAGCTGAAGGATGGAAAAGCATTGTCAAGATGTTCGATGAGAAATTTCCATCAGCTGGATTTACAAAACAGCAtatacaagaaaagaaaaaagaactcaaaGGAAACTACAAGGCAATTCGTGATGCAAGGAAGCAAAGTGGTACATGATGGAATGACTCTTTGTGCATGATCAATGCTGAACCACAAATATGGGAAAAACTTATCAATGTAAGACCTTCACTCTACCTCCATTAATAGTTGTGTCTTAATGTTACTAATAGTTTTCTTTTGCATTCAACAGGACTTTCCAAAGGTGAGAAAATTTTGCTCAAAGCCTTTCCATCTGTTCGACAACTTGGAAAGATTGTATGAAGGTAATCTATCAGTGATGTTACTCAAGTAACAGTTTTGAAATTCTGTCTGAAATTTTGTGCTTCTGGTCTTTACAAATGTGCGAGTGTGCTTCTGGGTCCATCAAATCAATAGCATGTTCAGGTCTAGATAGCAAGTTTCCCTCATGCGCGAGTTGACCTATCTAGCCTATTTGATCCATGCTGTGATTTTTTCTTGACGTGGCATTGTAAATATCAATTTTTGGTTGTCCCTTTGTGCTGGCAAATGTTGCTTAGACTGTATCGCACTTTCCAACATTGAGTCTTTTCGATTTACACCCTTTATGTTTGACAGCAAATGTATTGTGTTCTTGTATGTTGCGGCAATATTGCTTCTATTTagtttttgaaacattttttgCTATTACAGCAGATGCATAACAGCCTTCTTATCATGTTGCGAGATTAATACCTACAACTCATTTCTGAAACCTGTTCGTTTTGCTACTCTTGCAACTGCAGGGCCTCAATTAGATATCCTCTGAACTCTAAGCATTTTCACTTTATGAAACATGAAGTATTGCTAAAGGAGATTTGAATTTCACATCAACTGAGCCAACTAAACAACCACCATCTTCAAGAACTGAACATGTCATCCCTATTGACAATGATGCTTCTGTTGTTGACCTGAACCCTTTCTTTGCAAATCTAGATGGGCAAGAGGAATCAAATAGTCACTGAACAAACAGCTTCTGCTTGTTCTGGATAGAAAGTAGATGTCCCTGGGAAAAAGAGGAAGCAAAGTCAGGTTGCCGGAGTTCTACAAGACTACCTGGATTTCAGGAAGAAGCAAACTAAAATTGTTGTGGATGAACTCGATGAAACAAAAAGGTTAAATGACAATTATTCCATCAAGAACTGTCTTGCTGTTCTGGAATCAATTGAAGAACTTTCAGATGAGAAAATGGCAAAAGCAACCCAAGGGTGAGCTGAACAAATATCTTCAAGTGTGAGCTGAAATTAGAAATTTTCATCAACTTCAAGAACCCAAGGGTTCATTTACTGTGGGTTAAGGGTGAGATTGGTCCTAAGGTATGCACTTTGATCTTATCATTATCATTGGCACTTGCTGGAAGGCATGATTGAATTCAAAATTCGgaatatatatacagagctgTAAGATGGCATCCTTTTCCCTTGTCTTGAGTAATAATAATCTTGTGGTTCTTGTGCAAGGAGACATTTGTGGCCTGTGAGATCCCCACCTTCATGAATCAGCCTTGTCTATATGTATGTAGCCTATTTCAGATTCTTCCAATTTTGTCCAGTTTTATGTCCGACGACAACAGCATCCTGTGTTAACTGATACATGCCCTTGAAGTTATTTATTGAGTCTGAAATATATCATGGAAACTATAGTGAGGAATTTTGTTTTTAACAGAAATGCATACTCCTTTCATGCTCATCCATGTTTTCGTTTTTCATGTGTTTGTTTGGCAATTGAGAGTTGAAACTTAGAGTTAAAGTAATGTTAGGGTGCATAAGCAATATGAATGGTGCAATGATACAACTGCACATTCTCATTGCCTCATTGGCATCAGATTATTTGAGTGCATTAAGGGTTAGAATCCAAAGCTTACTAGCATTCTCATCTCTCTTTACATATATTCCTATGATAATTTGCTTTCCGTGCAAGAGCATTACaggttgtattttttttctcaggtTGTCCAGATGTCTAGACCATCAATTATTGTCAAGCTCACTTTGGGGTTGCTCCGGTGCATCATCCACTTGGCAATCAACATTTTTTAATTGAGTAAATTTCGTAAAACTGCATATACTTTGATAAAATGATTGCAAAACCACAAatttaaataatagttttacaaaactacaaatttactGTTGATTTTATCGCAAACTACATATAGTTtggtaaaattatcgcaaaactgtaaatttaagcaataatttcacaaaactataggTTTAGCGtcgattttatcgcaaaactatataTTCTAGAGGAGCTATTTTCAGCTCTGTTATCATGATGACCGGGCCTTGCTTGCAATCTCACAACAGCTGTCAGCTCATGAAACGGATCGTCTAAGAGTTCATGTGACTAATCGTAGTTTCATAAGCACCTGGACAGTTCGTTTTATGAGTTGGCAGTTGTTGTGAGGCTGCAAGTGGGGCTCGGTCGTCATGGTAACGGGACTGGGAATATCTTATCTAGAATCTTTAGTTTTGCGATCAAATCGACGCTAAATATGgagttttgtgaaattattatttaaatctatagttttgcgataattttgtcaaagatttataattttgtgataaaattgatattaaatatgtagttttgtgaaactattgtttaaatatgtagttttacgataattttatcaaagtgtCTGTGGTCTTGCAAAATTTAAACTTTTTAATTTCTGGACTCATTTGATTAATGATCTAGAATGGTACGTTATTTCATCTGGGTTGCTGCGGAAGTATCTAAATCTCCAACTGGACAGACTCAAGTACTTGGCTATTGTGTTAGATAGCAGAGAAGCTAAACATACAGTGAAGATCACATTTAGAGCTTCTGGGTTATAATTTTGTAGAATATGATGTCAATTATTAATTTGAATCAGGCCTAATTTGCATTTGGACATGATATGGAGTCAATTCTCATAGTTTAATTGTCTCCATACTTTGAATGTTGAATTGCCTGTATGAACTAATCTACTGTGAGACAATTTGAGTTAGTAGATGACTTGTACTAATGATTGACTTGATCCGATATATGTATTAGTACTTGCGAAAGATTAACCATGCCACATATTTTCTATATTGTAGCAACattttcaaattctttttttatttttttgattgaTCAGGATTTTTATCCTTGTGTCTCCTAAATAACAACGAGAACATTTTCCAGGTGGTGGTTTGTATCCTTTGTTAGGAGAGAGATGTTATTGGTACATAAAAAACCCCCAACAGGATTTAATTCcatgtgatttttatgccttgcCATAAAAAACAAGCCCTGAACAAGCGAAGGGGAACGCAAACGTGGGGATTCACCATTCTCCCTCTCCAGCATGTTCCCCTCCCGTTactctctcctcctctttctctcacTTCGTCGCCACTAGATCGAGGCACACCTCCTTCCTCTGCCAACATCTCTTCTTCACCGTATTCATCCTCCATGTTCCCCGTCAACTCCATACTGCCTCCCAACACCCTCACCCCATGACATGGCGAGGCGACGTAACTCACGTGTTGGTGTAGCGACGGTCGAGCTCGCACCATATCCGAAGAAGTGAGGGTGCTGTGGTGGGCGAGGGCACTTTTGGGAGGCCGGTGGCGTGGTGGGCAGGCATGACCTCTAAATCTGTTCACGTGCCATCGACGACTCTAATCTATACTTGTCCGTCTCATGTCTCACACTCCCCCCACCCATGGCGGAGCATGAGGACGGGAACAGCAGGGTAGAAGCAGTGGTGGAGGTGGTCATAGAAGGATGGTGGAAGGAGGCTGAGAGAAAAAACAGACGAGGCGTAGGAGAGAGAGGTTGTATTTTGGCTCCCAAATTTGGTGCCCTCTATGCTCTCAAATTGCATCTGCTTGCTTCAATTTTGCACtgattttgtttttttggtGCAGCCATTTGCTCCAATTTCGTGCGGCCAACTGAGTCAGGGCAACAAGTTAGTAAAGCTTGACATGTCTGAAACTTGCAAGTTTTGATTCTATATTCCAATTAGGACCATAAGATGTGAACAACTCTTCTTTTGTGCCATGTAGGGCTAACTGAGGCAACTTGGGTGCTCACACGAATAATCTTTCAGATCTTTATTGAACTGTTATTTCCACAAATTGCATGTAATTTATATTGCTTAATTTGTCGTAGAGGCATTTTCAGATTCCCCTTTGGACAATACCCAGGATAACATCGTTCTTGAATATTTCATTGAATAGGAGTGCAGAAATCTTTAAGCAATAGGCAAAGTTGAACATGTTGTGATCAGAACGAGGTAATCAATAAGGAGGTTCAACAATTGcagtcattatcaccaaaaagAAAGTTTAACTGAACATAAAAGttcaaaaataatgaaataatgGTGGATTTCAGTTTAACTGAACAACGAAGTAAATGACTATATAAAACCTATGTAACACGAAAGTATCTGAGTTCAATGGCGATTTGACGAAACAAGATTAGGTCAGATTTTACCATGGAAAGGATCAATAGTTTTATGAGAAGGAAATATGCTTccatttgcttttttttttgctctatGCAATGATGGCATTACTTTCCATATGGATTTGACCCCTGTGCGTTTTAGTCCACTAGCGAGAAGGCCGCAGTACGCGCCAATGCGCTCTCCTGGTTTGCAGGATGTTGAAGTGTGGTTGCCGAAACCGGAATGGTGTGAATGCTAAGACTTGTAGCCAGAAATAGGTGTGCAGGTGGGAGTGCAATTGGATGCACGGCCGGAGCCTAGTCAAGTCCAAAAGAATTTTTATTACTTGCAAATAAGATGTGGAAACAACTGTGCGAAGGAAACTATCCGGTCTGTAATCGGATTCCCACCACCCCTAGGTGTAAACCAGATGGCCTTATGCCAGTCAAACCAATCCAAGCCTCCGAGGTCGCACGCCCGAAAGCTACCGGTCTCCACGTCGAACTCCCAAATCTCCCCCGGGTCCACATACTCGTCGCGATCCTTGAAGTTGTCGGAACCTGGAGCCAAGTCGGTGAAGTAGACGCAGTTGGGCCTCAACCACGTCGACGGCGAAGAGGCCGGCACCGGCACCGCCACCGAGTGGTTGCGGTTGCCGATGAGGAAGGCGCTGCCGCCCAGGTGCCGCACCTTCCTCCAGCGCCGCGCGCGCCTGCTCGGCTCGTACCTCTTAACATGCATTCGCATCGGGCGGGCGCACGTGGCATCGGACAGGCCGGGGACGTCGCTCCACACCACGTGCAGCGCCCCGTCGTCGGTGAACACGAGGTGCTTCCCGTAGTGATAGTGGTCGGGGCCTGGGGGGCGCCACTTGGCGAACGGCACCGGCGCGACTGGAGACGGTGCGGCAGGGTCGAGGGCCCATATCTGCCCGCACAGCGTCATGTAGTAGAACTTGCCTCCATGGTAGACAAGGTCCAGGTCACAGTTGACATATACGGCATCGacctcgacctcctcctcgtcgccatCTTGTGGGGCGGCGCGGCCAGCCGCGACGGGCCAGTCCAGCCACTGCCAACCGTTGCTGCTTGCCGTCGTGAACGCCAGGCCTTGGTCGTCGCGGCAGAGGACGGCGACCGCGTAGTCCTGCGCGGTAGGGTTGGGGGCGAAGGCCACCCTTTGGACCAAACAATTCTGAGCCCTGGAAAAGAGTATTTTGTCTTTTTGGGTACGTAGCTGCAGCGTGCCGTCGGGCGACATTGGCGTGTAGGCAAAGATGCCGTCGCGTCGGAGCGGGCCGAGCGGAGGCAGGCGGACTGCTTGCTGCGCGTCCGTGAGGGGGTTCAGCAGCGTGATGCTGAGGCCGGCGTCGACGAGGGCGAGCCAGCCGCCGCTGGAGCCGATGCAGCGCTCGCCCTGGAGCGTCCACCGCATGGGGCTGCGCGTCGGGAGCGAGTGAAAACTGAAGCGGTCCCTGTCGCAGATGTTCCAGCCGTCAGGGATCACCAGCCACGGGGATGGCATCGCCGGGAGCGCTAGCgctgcgctccaggaccggcaCACTCCGCGGAAGCATAGGCGGGCAGGGAGGCCAAGGAGCCCGCCGATGCACGTCAAGAGATCACCGGGCAGGCCGTCCCAGTCGCGGGACGTCGTCGCTGCCTGCTCTGCCACGTCCGTCTCATCCATGGTAGATCCAATCAACGTAAACTGCAAAGGCAAGGCCAAGCTGCGtacgtacatacatatatatatgactGGCCTGTCAAAGACGCACACGGAAATAAAGGTCGACTTGCTCACGCCGATATATAGGTAGCTTTAGCTTTTTAAAGCTAGAAGTCCAGCTGTGCTACTCCTACAATCTACCGAGTCGCATACTCTTCGAACATCCCGCATTGAAATACGTGATAAAACGCTTGGGTGGAGATAGGaaagattttttatatatataagagGAATCGGGTCTGTATTTCATCGATGTAACATCAAAATTACAAATCACTAATTGCAGAGGAACCCCTGTAGAAAAGCAGAATTACAATTCAGTCCCCTAGAGGTCCTAATCTTCTGTtccacctttgatcaaaccaacTGAGTACGGCATTGCTTGGCCGGAGTTGGGCGGAGTATCACACCGAGGATGGAACCGGAAACCATTCTCTTAAAGCACCtatgtccccccccccccccccatcagtTTGGAAGATCAGAATTCAGGCTGTTTTTGAGGATTTTTATAGTCCAAGCTCAGGTAATGCACCGgccaaaaaaaaagtttggttgGGCCACGAAGAGGATCCTTTTATGGGCTGCAAAGGGGCATCagggaggaaaaagaaaattgtGGGCAAAGATGATTTTTCTTTCGCGCTTCCTAAACTTCAAATGCTTGAAATTTAGGAAGATCTATCAGGCGATGATGCCTCTGCGTCGGTAAGGGTTAGAGtttggggaggggggggggggggtttgcgaCCACCGGTGTGCTCCCCGGGCTTAGAGGGACGCCCGAGGGAAGCAGGCTGACCTGGCAGAGGAGGCGGGGGCGGGCAGTGAGGGCGCTACCGGCTGTAGGTGGCGGAGGATGACCGGTGGGCGGGCTGAGATCGGGGCGGGGCGAGCGAAGATGAGAGGTTAGTGAGGGAGGGGTGGCGGCCACGGATCTAGCGGTAGGGCCTCCGTCAGAGATGGTCGGAGGAGGGCGGAGGCGGGGGAGCGAGCCGATGTTGGGCGACGTCGATTGAAAAATCTGATGACAACGGGCGTCGAGCAGgaggaggttgaagaaaggCTGTGAGTCATTGGATGGCTATCAAATGACTCACAATCATCActgtaaaacaaaaaaaaattagatgtctAAAAAAAACAATTGCCTTTTTCTTTACTTGGACTCATCTGGTGGCACTTTGTTGAGCCACTCCATCATCGCAACTAACAGCTAGAACTGGTAGGCATAGGGGGATCACAGCTCTCACCGAGCAAGCGGAGGAGGAACGACTACTCCAACCACAATGGTGTCAACGGAACCTCGTTACTCATCTCTGGTTCGGATCCAAGCTTTGTATTTTTAGAGTTTTAAAGCAACGAACAAAGGGATTACAGAATCTTTATGTAGGCTTATGCAGCACTACAGTAGCAGTTAAGCACTGTGCACAAATCGACAATAGGTTTAATCCTAACTAGAAAATAGCTCGTCGTCGGGGCGTCATGTGGCTCATCGTCGAGGCTGGAGTgtgcaataaaaaaataatacttgATACTTCTAAAAAGTTTGAAGTCATACTAGATTACATGTAAAAGCAGATAATTACTTTAGCTGAGGACCTGTTGCACAAGGTGTATAGAATCACCCTTAAGTGCAGCTATATCCAGCATAAATCAACTACATAGGCTAAGAAAACAAAGATAATCAGCGTATTAAGTCTCATAACAACATGACATGATTCTGAGATATCAAATGACTATACCACTGAAAATGAAATATAACAAATTACACATGCATATAAATAAGTGTTTAGGGTCTACTTCCTTCTTTTTCAGAAGTTGTATAATCTTGAAAACCATGCAGTACCACATCCTGCTCATACAACAAATATATAGAAGGATAAACAGAAGGATAGTATGCTAAGAATATACTGTGAAGTGAGGATGCATAATGCTTTTTTTGATATCACATTATATTAATCATCATAATTATGAGCTACGGATGAAATATGCAAGCAATAAAGATATTGCTAATCGGCAATTTGTACTGACCAGCAAGTGCAATTTAGCTTATTTTCCAAAAGAACCAGGAGGAAGGGCAACATGATGTTGCATCAGGGTAATTCAAATACAGTTTGTAAGATAGTTGCCAATATTAAGTTATATACATTGTACACTAATAATAGACGTTGATGAATGATAGAGTAAgaaagtttcataaattataaaacataaaactaatattttttagcaaACATACACATCTGTGTGAAAAGTCAACCCTCATTCTAATGAAAACACAAAAGCGTAATTGAGTTGGGATAAAATTGAATAGAAAAAATCATTGATTCATTCATACGGTTTTGCCTCCCGCATTCAACATCTAACCACCCCAGTGAACTAACCTCATCGACACCGCTGTTTTTGCCATCGACTGAAATCCCAAGGTGTTTTTAATAGATTGGAACCTAGCAGCTGTGTTAATTATATGAAAGTTAGATGACCATGGTTTTACAATGTACCATTCTTACCGTACTTCGTTATTTTTAGgtgtaaattaattaatataggGTATTCATCGATCTTTTTTAGTTCAACTAATAACAATAGttttataaaaatcaatttttaaaaaaataatgttattaAGTTGAACTCGGTGGATACTTTTAcgtta of Phragmites australis chromosome 3, lpPhrAust1.1, whole genome shotgun sequence contains these proteins:
- the LOC133910754 gene encoding uncharacterized protein LOC133910754, encoding MDETDVAEQAATTSRDWDGLPGDLLTCIGGLLGLPARLCFRGVCRSWSAALALPAMPSPWLVIPDGWNICDRDRFSFHSLPTRSPMRWTLQGERCIGSSGGWLALVDAGLSITLLNPLTDAQQAVRLPPLGPLRRDGIFAYTPMSPDGTLQLRTQKDKILFSRAQNCLVQRVAFAPNPTAQDYAVAVLCRDDQGLAFTTASSNGWQWLDWPVAAGRAAPQDGDEEEVEVDAVYVNCDLDLVYHGGKFYYMTLCGQIWALDPAAPSPVAPVPFAKWRPPGPDHYHYGKHLVFTDDGALHVVWSDVPGLSDATCARPMRMHVKRYEPSRRARRWRKVRHLGGSAFLIGNRNHSVAVPVPASSPSTWLRPNCVYFTDLAPGSDNFKDRDEYVDPGEIWEFDVETGSFRACDLGGLDWFDWHKAIWFTPRGGGNPITDRIVSFAQLFPHLICK